Within Ovis aries strain OAR_USU_Benz2616 breed Rambouillet chromosome 3, ARS-UI_Ramb_v3.0, whole genome shotgun sequence, the genomic segment GCTctgggttttttcctttcctgggaGGAAAGTTTCCACTCCCAGTCTCCAAGATAACGCCCTTCCGGTGGCGTGCCAGGAACGTCTCCGACCCCTCAGTGCTGGGAGGGAGTCGTTTCGTTTTCTCAGTGCTGTAAACACACAGACTCCAGCTTCGCCAGGGCCAAGACCAAGACCCCAGCCGGACCCGCAACTACCCTAGGCAGTCGGTGGGGTTCCCAGCTCCAAACCCCGCCCATCGAACCCACCCGAGCCGGTAAGAGAGAGGAAGTGCAGTGAGACCCACCCACTTTcgtctttttccttttctgttgggCCGACTGGTTGCCCGTCAACTCTATTTCTTCGCCGATTGGCTCACTCCCTCCCGCGTTAGTGCCTCCCTCTCCCTGGCTGGGAGGGTGTCACGCCAAACTGGGCGGAGCGTCGGCtggcctctctccttctctcatctgggcggcggcggcggcaactGGGGACGGGGCGGGTGGCGCATCACGGGCGCGGAGGCTGGAGGAGCAGTCTCATTGTTCCGGGAGCTGTCGCCACTGCAGGTCCCTCGGCTCGTTGGGCCCTGCCCCTCTcagtcctccccgccccccacaacCGCCCGCGGCTCTGAGAAGAAGCTTCTCCGGCGgaggcagcagctgcagcatcacCTCTGACCTGCCAGCCATGGAAGACATGGACCAGTCGCCTCTGGTCTCCTCGTCCTCGGACAGCCCGCCTCGGCCTCAGCCCGCATTCAAGTACCAGTTCGTAAAGGAGCCCGAGGacgaagaggaagaggaggaggaggaagacgaggACGAGGACGAGGACCTGGAGGAGCTGGAGGTGCTAGAGAGGAAGCCCGCCGCCGCGCTGTCGGCGGCCCCGGTGGCCGCAGCCGCCGCCACCCCGGCTAGCGCGCCCCTGCTGGACTTCGGCAATGATTTCGTGCCCCCGGCGCCCAGGGGGCCACTGCCGGCCGCGCCTCTCGCCGCTCCGGAGCGGCAGCCGTCTTGGGACCCGAGCCCCGTGTCGTCGTCGGTGCCCGCGCCGTCCCCACCCTCCATTACAGCAGACTCGCACTCCAAGCTCTCTGAGGACGAGGGGCCTCCGGCCcggcctccccctcctccaccgGCCGACGTGAGCCCTCAGGCCGAGCCCTCGTGGACCCCGGCTGCCCCAGCCCCCGCCGCGCCCCCCTCCACGCCGGCCGCGCCCAAACGCAGGGGCTCCTCGGGCTCAGTGGGTGAGTGCCGCGCCCTCCGCCTCGCGCCGCCCCTCGCGCCCCTCCCTCTTTTGTGCGCAGCCCCTAAAGCCTGGACCCTGCCCTTCTGTCCATCCGGAGGGGGCTTTGTCTGCAGATCTTTGGGCGAAGGCGCCCCCGCTGGTGGGAGCCGCGGGGAGCAGGGTGGGGCGGCAGAGGAAGCTCCGGCTTACTCTTTATTGTCCGTCTGGGTATCGGGGAGCACGTGCGCCCCGACCGCTCCCGGGTTGTTCTGTCTGCTCTCCATTCCACCGGGTCGGGGAAGTTAGGAACCCACCCCTTGCAGGAACTGGGTCTGTAATGAGGGAACTAGGGGTGTGGATTCATCGGGCTGCCTTGGTTCCGGGATGAGGATGGAAGGCCTTGGCGCCCTAATCTTTTGTCTGCCCAACTAGGTTGCTCCTGAGGAAAAGACGCAGTTTCTTGCTGGTCTTTGCCTGCATTCAGCCCTGGCCCCTCTCCTCACCCCTTCCTTGGCTTGGGTGGCCCCATGCTCTTCATctcccccgccccggccccgcgctCGTGGGGAGCCGGTCCAGTGGAAAACGTCCACATTGACCTGACTGCAGTGAAGGGACAGCGCCTCCAGTGGTGTGACGCGTGGAGAATTGCGGAGCGGAGTTTCGGCGAGGTCCTGCCACCGCCCAGTTTACCCGGGTTGTGATGTGGCTATTTACCACCAGCTTAACGGCGCCGGGGAAATGGGACCTGGGCACCGTGTTCCAAGGGGGCGCAGTTCTGCCGGGAGCTCTGCCGCAGAAGGAGGGGAACAGTTGTTAGGATGCACAGGTTTAGTCTCAATGCATCGTAATTGAATCGTAGAgataaaaggaaaaggcaaaatggttgacaTTCCCAAAGAAGGGGAAACCTGTGGATTCCCTGGCGGGAAGAGGACAGTTGAACTTCTGGCAGATTTACCATGGGACTTCATGAAATGTTTTCAGACAGACGTTTTCATCTGTTGGTTAGAAATACTGTTTCGTAGAAGTAATATATTTTAGGGCTGCAGAGACAGATTTGCATTGTCCGTAAATAGTTTTCAAATCTTTTCATTTACCAGCACCTGattgttattactgttattaggaaaaattgttttattatccTTTTCATTTTGGGAGATTGTTTATTTTGGAAGAGAAAAAAGTTTGTTAGAGGTTGAGAATTCATCCTATTAGACACGTTAATTAACTTATTAACAAGTAGCTTGTTAGTTTGGGGACAGAAAGCGTCGCACTAGAAGTAGGACCTTTATGTGTAAATAGGCAAGGATCAAGAATCAGGTAGTGTAACAGTCTGGTGAGAAATTGTCATAGCCTTGTAGGATTTTAGAGCCGGTTGTTTTTCTAGAAAAAGATACTCAGTGGGAGATCAtggaagaattttcttttcttcggCTCACTCCTGCAccacaaggaagaaaaataagtcaATAGTGATATCGACATACCCCACAGCATTACTCAAAACATTAATTACTACACTACAGATAATTAGAATGTGAGAAGTAActcaagttttcctttttatgagtGAAAACACATTTCGAGAAACTAAAGTAAGGTGGAAAAATATCAAGTAATAAGACATTTACAAATGATAAATTTAATGATTAAGAAAAGCAAACTGATTTTTCATATTGTATTCCTGTGTGGCAACAAAAGAGTTCTGTGCTTTGAACCTTGGAGAGTCAGGAGGTGACagcattctttctgtattttgactTTAGGAATACTAACTTTGGAAGACAAAGGAGAGAATGTTGAGTCACTTAGCGATTCTATCTTTACATGGCTCCCTAATTCTGTATTGATGTTGCCTATCTAGAAATTTTAGTTCCTTTAGGACATAAAGGAACACTGTGATTATGGTCAGATAGTTAAACCATGTCACTGAGTCTGGCTTTCTTAACAGTTCTTTCCTGCAGCTGGTTATTGATTTACCTACAGAGGCACTATTCTAGGCTAGGAAAATAGAGCAGTCAGCAAGACAGATGTGTTCCCCATGAGAGGAGTACCGATAATAAACACCTGAT encodes:
- the RTN4 gene encoding reticulon-4 isoform X3 is translated as MEDMDQSPLVSSSSDSPPRPQPAFKYQFVKEPEDEEEEEEEEDEDEDEDLEELEVLERKPAAALSAAPVAAAAATPASAPLLDFGNDFVPPAPRGPLPAAPLAAPERQPSWDPSPVSSSVPAPSPPSITADSHSKLSEDEGPPARPPPPPPADVSPQAEPSWTPAAPAPAAPPSTPAAPKRRGSSGSVVVDLLYWRDIKKTGVVFGASLFLLLSLTVFSIVSVTAYIALALLSVTISFRIYKGVIQAIQKSDEGHPFRAYLESEVAISEELVQKYSNSALGHVNCTIKELRRLFLVDDLVDSLKFAVLMWVFTYVGALFNGLTLLILALISLFSVPVIYERHQAQIDHYLGLANKNVKDAVAKIQAKIPGLKRKAE